The following DNA comes from Chrysiogenes arsenatis DSM 11915.
AGTTTTTGGGGTGTGATCGGAGGCCGATTCGTATTCCCTCTCGGTCATTGTTCTACCAATAACAATACCGGACATTGTTTTCCCTAATCCGCTCTTGCCCATTATAGAGCCTAATCCACTCCACCGCTCCATCGGCCCCGCGCCGGTAAGGAGCCAGTCGAGTGAAATGTCATGACTATCTGCTATCTGTACACAAAGTGGGTAAGGTACGTGATCCCGCGATTTCCAATTGCTAAGCGTCTGTCGATTAACGCCAGTCTCATTGCAT
Coding sequences within:
- a CDS encoding helix-turn-helix transcriptional regulator, whose translation is MNKNAAETIIDRIKHALRVNTDTELCNETGVNRQTLSNWKSRDHVPYPLCVQIADSHDISLDWLLTGAGPMERWSGLGSIMGKSGLGKTMSGIVIGRTMTEREYESASDHTPKTGIGQSRLLLTLLDELDSDDQLLAVELIEFMVRTKKHTKALEQRVKALEERITQ